In Candidatus Manganitrophus morganii, the genomic window ATGTAGGTCAAAAGCTCTTCCGGCGTGAGGCGCGGGTAGAGCATCGGCGATTCGGGGAGATAGCCGATCTGGCGCTTGGCCTCCTCCGGATCCTTCTTCAAGTCGATCCCGTTGATCTCCACCCGCCCCGCGTCGGGGTGAAGCAGCCCGGTGATCATCTTCATCAAGGTCGATTTGCCGGCCCCGTTGTTGCCGATCAAACCGCAGATTTCTCCGTCGATTTTTAAATCGAGCGGTTGGACAGCCACAATCCGGCCGTAGCGTTTGGTGACCCCTTGGAGCTGAATCGACATGGCTAGGCCACCTCCTCATTTTCAAGACGCGTGATTGCGGAACCGCGCAGGTTCCCCAGAACCGGAAAGACCAGAACAAAAAGAAGCGGGTGAAAAACGGCGATAAAAAGGGTGGCGAGCAACGAGAGGAAGCCGGCGATGATGTAGTGAAGCGCCGGCTTTTGGTCTCCCTCGCAGACGGTCCCCCCCGTCAGGGCGGATACTGCAAGTCCCACGAGGAGCAGTTGAAACAGCAGAGAGAAACCTTGCGCCGAGGAGAGCGGACGGACGATCATTTCGACGGCCCAAACCAGCCAGGGAATCGGAAGAGAGAGAAAAACCGCATAGAGGACCTTTCCTCGCCAGATCCGCTCCACCGCAAGGGGAAGAATGTAATCCATCGCGCGATAAGGCCGCTGGAGGGCAAAGAGGGTCGAAGCGGTCGCGGAGAGGAAATAGACCGCGCCCGCGCAGAAAACCGCGGCGGGAATATTTCCGCGCAGAACGACCGCCGCAACCAGAATGAAGGCAATCGCCAGATTGCGCCAGAAGAGCGGGGCGAAATTCCGCAGGGTCAACTGAAAGTCGCGCACCACCAGCGGGCGGACACTCTCTGGAAGCCACCGGCCGATCCGGTTAAAGAGGTTTCCCTTCGATTGAGATTCAAGCAGAAGCTGCTCGACCCCGGAGACATCGCTGTACCGCCACCTTCCGAATCCCCAAAATCCGACCGTCACCAGAAATGGGGCGGCGAAATCGAGCCACCAGCCCATGCTTTCGATCGGAAGAAACCAGATCAGCCAGAGGAGAATGAAGAGGGCCAAGAGGAGCTCCGCCCGGCTCGGCGGATGAAGATGATTCCATAAGATCGTCAACCCGATCTCCATACCCGGGAAGAAAAGCCAAAAGGTAAAGACCCACCCGATCAGGTCGGGCTTATCAAAGAAGAGGACGGTGAAAAGGGCGAAAAGAAAGAAGGGAAAGTCTCGGATCAGCTGTTCGATATAGAACATCACGTATCGTATCTCAGGCCGGATCGGCAACAGATCATCAATCGTCAGCGATTGCTCGGTCGGATAGAGGCGTTTTGAAAGGGGGAGAAAGTTAAAGAAGATCTTTAAGGAAAGGACGGCGAGCACCCCTTGAAGCAACGTCTCTTGGGAGATGGCGATGGACTGGACCGCGCCGATCTTGGAAGCAAAATCGTGAAAGATCCGCCGTCCCAACAGAAAGACGGCGCCGATCATGACCGGAGCGAGAATGAAATAGGTCGCCCACTCCTCCGTCCATGTCCGGACAAGCCCCTTGATCCGAACTTTCAGATACGAGCGAAGCGCACTCATTCCATCTTCACCCGTTTTTGCAGGTTGAACATATCGATAATTTCAGAAACGGTGGTGGCGTCCTGCGGGCTTTTATCGGTCCGGATGAACCCCTGTACGCGGGGGAAACGGAGGGCATAACCGATCCCATCCGCGTCTCTCCCAGCGGTATGGTTGGGGGATCGGGTGATCTCGTCGGCGGTCACCGTGATGACATATTTGGGATTCACCCAGACATCGGGGGTGATCTCCGAGTCGACCGGATGGGGACGCTCCGGGGCCGCCTCTTCGTCGAGGAGCTGTTTGAGCTGGACCAGCTCTTCTTCCGAAAAACCGGTTCCGATCCGCGTCACGGTTTTGAATCGATCTTCCCCCGGATCGTAGACGGCCGAGAGAATCGTCCCGATGCCGAACTTCGCCCGGTGGCCCTTGCCGGCAAAATAGCCGACGATGACGAGATCGACCGAGTCGGAGAGCTCTCCTTTATAACTCCGCTTCAGCTTGATCCAATTGAAGTTCCGAGAACCGGCTGCGTAAGGTCCATCGAGCCGTTTGGCGACGATCCCTTCGAGACCCCGCTCGATCGACGCGTCGAAGAATTTTTGGATCTCGACCGGATCTTCCGTTTCGATGGCGTGGGAGACTTCCATCACCGGGTTTTTCTTGATCAGCTCGAACAGTTTTTTTCTCCGCTGAGCATACCCATGATGGGTATAATCCTCGCCGTTCAAATAAAGAAGATCGAAGACGAAGAACTTGAGCGGGAAAGCTTTCGCCATATCTTCGATCCCATGTTTGCGCTTCCGCTGACTGGTGATCTGGAACGGAAGAAGATCGCCGGTCGCCTCATTGAAAGCAAGCGCCTCTCCCTCGATGATGATCTCTTGTTCGCCGAAGAGATTCCGGCAGGCCTCGGCGATTTCAGGGAACATCGGGGTGGTCCGCTCTTGGTTCCGGGAGAAGATGGCGAGATCATTCTTGCTCTTGTGGATCTGGCAGCGAAGGCCGTCGTATTTCACCTCCACGGAGCAGCGGCCGATTTTCTCGACGATCTCTTCGGCGGAGCTCAGCCGTTCACAGAGGGCCGGGCGGATCGGATAACCCATCCGGACCGACATGGCGCGGATTCCTTTCTCTCCCGCTTGGTAGAGGGTTTTGGCGACGAGGCCGAGATCGGAGGTGATGTTGTAGGCCCGATCGAGCTCCTTTCGATAGGCCCGATCTCCTTTCGAGAGGGCCAGCGCTTCCAGGATGGTGGCGTCTCCCGCGCCGAGCCGCAGCTTTCCCGCCATAAACCGGGCGACATACTTCGCTTCGAGGGGGGAAACCGCGCCGATCAGCTCGCAAACGGCATCGATCTTCCGCTCCACGCTCCCCTCCCCCGACATCGCGGCGATCGCATCAATTCGCTCGTAGACTTCGGCGACCGTGAGCCCCTTCCCTTCGCCGTGAATTACCTTCTCCGCCAATCCGCCGAGGTCTCCGACGATCCGATACTGTTTCGCGATCATCTCCGGATCGACATCGCCCGCCTTCGCCAAGGCGCGAAGGAGATATTTCTCCGACATGCCGATGTTGATCCCATGAAAAGGAGGGAGGAGCTCTCCTTGGGCCAGGTAGATGATCTTATCGATCTCTTCCGCATTCGCCTGCTGGAAGAGATCCGACAAAATCGAAAACATCTCAAGACGTTTCGACGTCGCTTCCAGCTTTTCAAAGTCATGGACGAGGTTCAGGAACTTCATTTCAATCTCAAATTCATCTTTGTCAAAATAACCACCGAGCAATCATACCATACCTCATTGGAGCATTGTAGGGGCGAGGCGGTGCCTCGCCCCTACGAACCCTTATTAAAATCATCATCCCCGCCGTGGGCGTTCACCCAGCTTGATCTCGACTTCCCTCTTCTCCCGGCCCCGCCAGAGGGTCAACCTGATCTTATCGTCGGGCCGTTTGGTTTTCATCACTTCGTGGAACGCTTCCGCCGACGTGACCTCTTCCCCATCAACGGCGACCAAAATATCCCCGCCCACCACCAGAATCGCGTTTCCCACCTCGACCCGTTGGGTCCCTCCCCGGATGCCAGCCCGGTGCGCCGGACCGCCCCGCACCACCCGGGCGACCATCACCCCTTTCCGGACCGGCAGCGAGAGCGCTTCCGCAAATTCGGGAAGAAGGGTCTGCGTATCGATACCGATCCAGGCATAGGCGACATAGCCCTTCGTGATCAGCTCGTTCAAGATCCGTTTGGCGGTGTTGATCGGAATGGCAAAGCCGATTCCGACGCTTCCCCCCGACGGGGTAAAAATGGCGGTGTTGATCCCGACCATCTTTCCCTCCGAATTAAGAAGCGGACCGCCCGAATTTCCCGGATTGATCGCGGCGTCGATCTGAATGACTTCATCCATCTCCAGATCGCCGGCGCGAATGTTCTTCCGAACGGAGCTGATGATGCCGGAGGTCAGGGTCCGCTCCAGGCCGAAAGGATTCCCGATCGCCAGGACTTTTTGGCCGGGGCGGAGCCCGTCCGAATTCCCCATCGGGATGGCTGTCAGCCGCTCCGGCGGCGCGTTGACCTTGATGACGGCGAGGTCGGTTTGCGGATCGGCCCCGACCAGCTCTCCCGGCCACCTGCTCCCGTCGGCCAAGGTGATCTCCAGACGTTCGGAATCGCGGATCACATGGTTATTGGTGAGGATATACCCCTTCTTATCGATGATGGAGCCGGAGCCGGAGGCTTCGGAAGGAATGGGATTGAGGAAAAAATCGTAAGTGACGGCGATGCTGGTGATGTTGACGACGCTGGCGTTGACGCGCTGATAGATCTCGATCGTGTTTTCCTCGTCTCCGACGAAGGCCGAGGGGCTGGAGAAAGAGAATAAAACGAATAGAAGTGAGAACCAAAGCGCGGCGGTCCAGCATCTCTGGATCGACATCCCTCTCTTTGAGGCTCGGCCTTTAGATAATGAACGGTTCTGTGTCAGGGATTCTCTCCCGGGGAGGCGATTCGGGCTGATCTCTTTTTAGCGGCGGGCTTGCCGGACGATCCCCCACCACGATCGTTCCGGTGATACGGCCGAAGGTCTTATCGGTTGAGAAGACAAGGGTATAATCATAGCTCCCGGCCTCCTCGAATTTTTTTTCAACCGTCGTAAAGGGTGAGATGAAGGAGGGTGGATCGGATGCCGGCGAGGCCGGCTCGATCTGGATTCGGAGATCATAGGTTGTAAAATTACTCCAGGAGACGGTTTCTCCCGGTTCGATTTTCAGAATGGGGGGATTGAGTTCCAAACCCGATCCCATGGCGCCATTCGAAATCCGAATCTGCGCCTTGTCATTTTGATCAACGGTGAAAGAGGCGCACCCGGTCAAAAAAACGAGAAGCAGTATGGGGGCGGCGAATCCCCTCATCCAATATAGAAGAAAGGCGGTCCAATGGATCATGGTGCGGGTGGAGTCCCTCCTTGTATCCGATTGACCAGTTTTTCCCGCTCGCCCGGCAATTCCGGCACGACCATAAATTGGATGAGCGCCCATGAGCGGTCGCGATCTCCGTCGACCTGAATCCGGTAGAGACCCCGGTATTGGAGTTTCGGATCTTCAGGGGTGACGTCGATCTCCTTCGGATGCGTTTGAATAAACCCGGCGCGTTCATCGGCGACGGCGACGTCATAACCCTCCGCCTCCAGCGCATCAACAATCCGACCGAAGGCCGCCGGATAACCGAATTGGAACATGACGGCCTCCTTGGGAAAATCCTCAGGCGCGGCTTCCATTCGCTCGGGGCCGGTTGCACAAGCGGTCAACAAGAGGAAAAGAATGAACGGAATCGCTTTCTTCACAACACCCTCCGCACGATGATCAGCACTCTAATGGAGTGCCGAATGAGTTGTCAATCGAAATTTAAACGTATCAGGACTCAACACGTCTGTGCTTACACGAATTGAGGAACGGCTTTCCCATTGCCTTGAGTGTAATCTCCTCTTCGAGAGGCTGTCAAGGCATGCGGAAAAAAGGAAAAGGAAGGGCGATTTGGCGGTCAGGCGAGCTTTCCGAGATCTTCGATGATTTCGGTGACTTTCTTATAACGTTTCGATTTTTCCTTCTCGATCGTTTTCATAATCAACCGGTCGAGCGCTTCCGAAAGTTTAGGATTCAAGGTGCGCGGATGGGCAGGGAGGGTGTGAAGATGGTGGTAATAAACGTCTCCCTGAACAAACGGAGGGCGACCCGCCACCATCCGGTAGAAGGTACAACCGAGGGAATAAATATCCGACTGATGATCGACTTTCTCCCCGAGAATTTGTTCGGGCGCCATATAAAGCGGGGTTCCTTTGACTGAAGTTTTATCCGCCGCCGTTTCACTGACGACCTTTGCGAGACCGAAGTCCATGATCTTGACCCGAAGATCATGCGCCAGCATGACATTGGCCGGCTTCAAATCGCGGTGGACGACATTTTTACTGTGCGCGTAGGAAACACCGACACAGATTTCTTTCATGATTTCGACCAATTTCGGTATCGACGTTTCGTTCTTCTCCAGGTACTCCTTGAGTGTGATCCCATTGACATATTCCATAGAGATAAAAATTTCATCTCCATTTTTACCGGTGTCGAAAATCGTCACCACATTGGGATGATTGAGGGCCGCGGCAATCTGTGCCTCTTGCAGAAAGCTCTGGAGCATCGCTTCGTTCTCACGAATGGCCGCCGGCAGGACTTTATAAGCGACGAGCCGTTTTAAGAGGGTATCTTCCGCCTGATACACCACCCCCATCCCGCCTTGCCCGATCTTTTTGACGATCTTATACCGCGAGGTGGTCGGCTGAACCGGCGCGGCGACCGGACGCGCGGTGGCTTCCTCGATCCGGGTCGCGTCGAGGACTTTCTTCACCTCGGTAAGCGCTCTTTTGAGAAGCGTGCTGCGGCTCTTGGCATCCCGATAGCTGTAGTCTTCCGCCAGGATCCTCTCATACAGATTTTGCGCCTCTTCGAACTCCTTCTGCTTCTCATGGAGCAAGGCCAATTGATAATAAAACTCCAGATTCTCCTGGCCGATCGTCTCCTGTGAGATAATTTTTTGGTATCTCTCCCGCGCGGCATCGATCATTCCTCTTTCCACGAGAAGCTGTCCGAGTAAAAGCGACGCCTGATGATATTCGGACGATTGAGAATCGATTTTCTGGAGATAGGAGATTGACTGATCGAATTTCCCCTGCTGTTTATACAGAAGGGCCGCGTCGTAATAATTCCCACCGGACTCTTGCATTTGGGCCGCTTTATCGAACTGCTGGAGGCGCGTATACAGATCGGCGGCCTCTCTGAATCGGCCCCCTTTTTCCAACGCCTGAGCGGCCGACGCCATGTCTCCTACCGAGAGGTACAGGTCGCCGGCGCGATGATAGTCTCCATTCTTCATCAACATTTCGCCCGCTTTTGTTTTATCGCCGATCCGTTCGTACAACTCGGCCGCTTCGACCCAGCTCTCTCCCCGCTCGAAGGCTTCCGCCGCGGGAAGGAATTTCCCCTCCTCCTGGAACTTCTTTCCGACGACGCGATTCCCCCGGCGCGTATCTCCGATTTGCTCGTAAAGGGAGGCGGCGCGATCAAACGCCTTTGCGGTCAGAAACAATTCCGCCGCCTTCTCCGTTTCTCCTCCTTGCACGGCTGCTTCCGCCGCCTCTAAGGCAAAGCCTCCAGCGGTGAGGATCTCGACCGCTTTTGGAAATTGTTTCAGCTTCATGTATATTTGCCCGCTCTGGAAGGCGGCCTGAGCGATTTGATTTGTTTTCTCGGAAGCGGGACCCGAACGGGCCCGTTTCTCCCTCAAAAAATACTTTTCGTACATCTCGGCCGCTTTGGGGGGATCGTTGGCTTGATCGTAGAGAGTCGCCGCCTTGAGCAGGTTTCCGAACTTTTCGTATTGCTTCGCCGCTTCCTTGAACCGCTTTGCCTTTTCGTATGCCTCGGCCGCCAACGATATTTTTTTGCAGGTCAAGTAACACTCCGCCGCCCGGACGTATTCTCCTCCCTTTTGGTACATCACGGCCGCCTTTTCGGTATCCCCGGAAAGCTTATAGAATTGGGCCGATTCCTGCCACTGCTTTTTTAATTCGAAAATTCGACCGACCTGCTGATAGGCTTTTCCTTCTTTGTATAAACGGATCGCTTCTTCATACTCGCCGGCTTGCTCGAAAAGTTCGGCCGCTCGGTATGGATCTCGCGATTTGGCGGCTTCTTTGGCCTCTTTCAACGGGTTGTATGTATTTGTCGAAGGACGCATGGAAAAATAACGCCGGGCAAGAGGTATCCCGATGGCGATCAGGAAAAAAAGAGAGGCATAACCGACGAGTGTCGGCTTTGAAACGTCTGAAATCCATTGTTGAAGGAAAAGAACCGGATCGTCAGAAAAGCGGGAAAGATCGATGCGCCAGGAAGCCTGGTTCATTTCTTACAAACGACCCTCAGGCGGGTGTCCCCCACTGTAATGACATCTTCTGCGGAGAGGGGTTTTCTGTCGACCTTTTGATCGTTTACAAAGATGCCGTTGGTGCTCTTGAGATCGACGAGGATAAAACCCTTTTCGGACCATTCCAGATCAGCATGATGACGGGAGACTTTCGGGTCGTTCACGACGACGTCGGTTTTTCCCCTGCCGATCGAAAGGAGTTTGGGAGAAAGCTCAAAGAAGCGGCCGACCTCTTTTCCGGAAATCACTTCGAGAGCCCAGGCTCCGAGATTTTCCTGCGGGGCGGACCGAATCGGCTCGGAGATCGACGGAGCGGAGATTTCCGAATCGGTCTGTCCTTCTTTTCCGGAGAAGTGAAAAGTCGCCGATCCGATCCGGATCTCATCTTGATCCGAGAGTTTTTTTCGGAGGACCTTCTCCTTGTTTACGAAGGTCCCGTTTCGGCTCCCCCGATCCTCGATATAAAATCCATCCTGGTCCTCTTTGATGATCGCGTGCTCTCTTGAAACCATCGGGTCTTTAATCGCCCAATCACTCCTGAGATCACGGCCCAACGTGAAGATCCCTTTATCGAGGATCTTTTCGACCGGCGCTCCCGGTTTTTCTTCTTTCAGAATCAGGCGGGGTCGGGAGGCAAGATGGCGCTCCACCCCCTCCCCTAACGCTTCAAGGGCATCGTCGACATCGGCCGCCGGCGAGACGTCCAGATCATAAAAGAGTTGGATCTCCATCGGCTCGGCGCCATCCGACGAGTAGGTATAGATTAAGAGTTGCTCCTGAAGGCTCCCTTCTTTCGTCACTTCGCCCGCGGTTTGGAAATAGGTCTCCGAGAGTTTTCCTCCCCTGAAGTAGAAGAGGTTCATCTCCTCCCCCTTCTTCAGCAGGAGAACGGCCTCCTTCTTCTTTCTTTGCACTTGATTTAAAAGCGCTTCGATATTGAGGATGTCGGTCGTCGCCACGATATTCGGTTTTTTCTGAGCCAAGACAAGAAGCGCTTTGAAAAAGATCGGATTGGTGACGTAGAGATGGATGGCCCCTTGGGCCTGGGACATCTCGGTAAAATAATCCGTAAAGGGAAGGGGCGAGAAAGAATTTTCCTTCAGTTCGACCGCGGCGTAAAGATCATCCTGTAAAATGAATAGAAGAAGAGAGCGGTCTTTCTCCTCCAGCAATAAAACGGCGGTGACCAGATCTCCTTTTGATTTCAGATCGTTGAAGATCGTTTCGATATGGCCCGCAGCGTAAAGATTCTTTGAAAACAGTACCTTCTGGTTCGCAATGAGATCCTTCAGCATGATACTCTCGATCAGGATGATTTGAAAATTAAGTTTAGTTTAGAACCTGATTTCTGTCAAACAACGGAAATGTGAATTGATGATTTTTTCAAGGAGTTATCGTTTTTTGAATGCGGGATGTCGCTCCCTAGGGAAGGGTTTGGAGAGGGAATGGGTTATCGGAATACAAAATAGAAATAACGAGGGGTGAACCTCGTCGAGAAAGAGATTCACCCCTTACACGCGGCCATTCCCCGAGAACAGATCGGTCGGAGCGCGAAACTTCCGAAGAAGCCGCTCGATTCGCTTCATGAATCGGCCGGTCGGTCGGCCTGTCTTTAGGCTTCGGTTCTGGTTTTCTCGATCTTTTCGAAAAGCTCTTGCCGCTCCTTGCAAGTAACACAATATTTTGCGAACGGCATGGCCTTCAGCCGGCCGGCGCTGATTTCCGCGCCGCACTCCTCGCATATACCGTATCGGTTTTCCGGCAGCTTGATCAGCGCGTCCTCTATTTCTTTCAAGAGACGATTGTTCATTTCGAGAAGGGTCAGATCGACATCGGTTTCATGATTCTTGAGCGATTGATCGCCCGTATCCAGAATGCCGGACGGGGTGTCTTCCTGGGCCACCATTAAATTCTCGATCTGCTGGACCACCTCTCTTTTCTTGTTCAAAAGTATCTCTTGGAGTGCTTTTCTTCTCTTATCGAC contains:
- a CDS encoding ATP-dependent DNA ligase, with amino-acid sequence MKFLNLVHDFEKLEATSKRLEMFSILSDLFQQANAEEIDKIIYLAQGELLPPFHGINIGMSEKYLLRALAKAGDVDPEMIAKQYRIVGDLGGLAEKVIHGEGKGLTVAEVYERIDAIAAMSGEGSVERKIDAVCELIGAVSPLEAKYVARFMAGKLRLGAGDATILEALALSKGDRAYRKELDRAYNITSDLGLVAKTLYQAGEKGIRAMSVRMGYPIRPALCERLSSAEEIVEKIGRCSVEVKYDGLRCQIHKSKNDLAIFSRNQERTTPMFPEIAEACRNLFGEQEIIIEGEALAFNEATGDLLPFQITSQRKRKHGIEDMAKAFPLKFFVFDLLYLNGEDYTHHGYAQRRKKLFELIKKNPVMEVSHAIETEDPVEIQKFFDASIERGLEGIVAKRLDGPYAAGSRNFNWIKLKRSYKGELSDSVDLVIVGYFAGKGHRAKFGIGTILSAVYDPGEDRFKTVTRIGTGFSEEELVQLKQLLDEEAAPERPHPVDSEITPDVWVNPKYVITVTADEITRSPNHTAGRDADGIGYALRFPRVQGFIRTDKSPQDATTVSEIIDMFNLQKRVKME
- a CDS encoding TraR/DksA C4-type zinc finger protein, which translates into the protein MEQVDKRRKALQEILLNKKREVVQQIENLMVAQEDTPSGILDTGDQSLKNHETDVDLTLLEMNNRLLKEIEDALIKLPENRYGICEECGAEISAGRLKAMPFAKYCVTCKERQELFEKIEKTRTEA
- a CDS encoding trypsin-like peptidase domain-containing protein — its product is MSIQRCWTAALWFSLLFVLFSFSSPSAFVGDEENTIEIYQRVNASVVNITSIAVTYDFFLNPIPSEASGSGSIIDKKGYILTNNHVIRDSERLEITLADGSRWPGELVGADPQTDLAVIKVNAPPERLTAIPMGNSDGLRPGQKVLAIGNPFGLERTLTSGIISSVRKNIRAGDLEMDEVIQIDAAINPGNSGGPLLNSEGKMVGINTAIFTPSGGSVGIGFAIPINTAKRILNELITKGYVAYAWIGIDTQTLLPEFAEALSLPVRKGVMVARVVRGGPAHRAGIRGGTQRVEVGNAILVVGGDILVAVDGEEVTSAEAFHEVMKTKRPDDKIRLTLWRGREKREVEIKLGERPRRG
- a CDS encoding FHA domain-containing protein, which encodes MLKDLIANQKVLFSKNLYAAGHIETIFNDLKSKGDLVTAVLLLEEKDRSLLLFILQDDLYAAVELKENSFSPLPFTDYFTEMSQAQGAIHLYVTNPIFFKALLVLAQKKPNIVATTDILNIEALLNQVQRKKKEAVLLLKKGEEMNLFYFRGGKLSETYFQTAGEVTKEGSLQEQLLIYTYSSDGAEPMEIQLFYDLDVSPAADVDDALEALGEGVERHLASRPRLILKEEKPGAPVEKILDKGIFTLGRDLRSDWAIKDPMVSREHAIIKEDQDGFYIEDRGSRNGTFVNKEKVLRKKLSDQDEIRIGSATFHFSGKEGQTDSEISAPSISEPIRSAPQENLGAWALEVISGKEVGRFFELSPKLLSIGRGKTDVVVNDPKVSRHHADLEWSEKGFILVDLKSTNGIFVNDQKVDRKPLSAEDVITVGDTRLRVVCKK
- a CDS encoding protein kinase, with amino-acid sequence MNQASWRIDLSRFSDDPVLFLQQWISDVSKPTLVGYASLFFLIAIGIPLARRYFSMRPSTNTYNPLKEAKEAAKSRDPYRAAELFEQAGEYEEAIRLYKEGKAYQQVGRIFELKKQWQESAQFYKLSGDTEKAAVMYQKGGEYVRAAECYLTCKKISLAAEAYEKAKRFKEAAKQYEKFGNLLKAATLYDQANDPPKAAEMYEKYFLREKRARSGPASEKTNQIAQAAFQSGQIYMKLKQFPKAVEILTAGGFALEAAEAAVQGGETEKAAELFLTAKAFDRAASLYEQIGDTRRGNRVVGKKFQEEGKFLPAAEAFERGESWVEAAELYERIGDKTKAGEMLMKNGDYHRAGDLYLSVGDMASAAQALEKGGRFREAADLYTRLQQFDKAAQMQESGGNYYDAALLYKQQGKFDQSISYLQKIDSQSSEYHQASLLLGQLLVERGMIDAARERYQKIISQETIGQENLEFYYQLALLHEKQKEFEEAQNLYERILAEDYSYRDAKSRSTLLKRALTEVKKVLDATRIEEATARPVAAPVQPTTSRYKIVKKIGQGGMGVVYQAEDTLLKRLVAYKVLPAAIRENEAMLQSFLQEAQIAAALNHPNVVTIFDTGKNGDEIFISMEYVNGITLKEYLEKNETSIPKLVEIMKEICVGVSYAHSKNVVHRDLKPANVMLAHDLRVKIMDFGLAKVVSETAADKTSVKGTPLYMAPEQILGEKVDHQSDIYSLGCTFYRMVAGRPPFVQGDVYYHHLHTLPAHPRTLNPKLSEALDRLIMKTIEKEKSKRYKKVTEIIEDLGKLA